A section of the Verrucomicrobiota bacterium genome encodes:
- a CDS encoding phosphatase PAP2 family protein codes for MRTLQVDQHRFLVRLVMLLSVLSVALAGGAWADFVTDWNQTTLMLNPSQGTILGGRTLAMVHTAMYDSIVAFDGGYTPYYVTAAPPSGASRDAAATAAAYTVLSSIFTAPAHQATLQARYESHLALIPDGAAKTEGIAFGQSVGLSILGLRSTDGAMAAMTTPHPDGTEPGEWRRTASGEPMAPGWGSVTPWAMASGSQFDQGGPPPLTSEEYALCYEETRLWGAADSALRDQDQTDTAIFWMEHVPRHWHGLARDISQREGLSLVENAHLFALLSVTIADSNIAVWDMKYSHNFWRPETAIHLGDEDTNGTTVGDPTWESLIASPAFPEYVSGHSFTSGSAAALLELYFGSGNYTFELTSMMNPELGPRTYSSFWEAAEEAGISRIWGGIHFQFSNEEGLMGGQELARYVYGNCMTPVPEPSTLVLLAAGGLLLLARLRRA; via the coding sequence ATGAGAACTCTGCAAGTTGACCAGCACAGGTTCCTGGTCAGGCTCGTTATGCTCTTGTCCGTGCTGAGTGTCGCGCTGGCCGGCGGGGCCTGGGCCGACTTCGTGACCGACTGGAACCAGACGACCCTGATGCTCAACCCCAGCCAGGGCACCATCTTGGGCGGCCGCACCCTGGCCATGGTCCACACCGCCATGTACGACTCGATTGTGGCCTTTGACGGCGGCTACACGCCCTACTACGTGACGGCGGCTCCCCCGTCAGGCGCCTCGCGGGACGCGGCGGCGACAGCGGCGGCGTACACGGTCTTGTCCTCCATCTTCACCGCCCCGGCCCACCAGGCAACCCTTCAGGCCCGCTACGAGAGCCACCTTGCCCTAATCCCCGACGGCGCAGCCAAGACCGAAGGCATTGCCTTCGGTCAGAGCGTCGGACTGTCGATCCTCGGGCTGCGGTCCACGGATGGCGCCATGGCTGCGATGACGACGCCGCACCCGGACGGCACGGAACCGGGCGAATGGCGCCGCACCGCATCCGGCGAGCCCATGGCGCCGGGCTGGGGCAGCGTGACGCCCTGGGCCATGGCCAGCGGAAGCCAGTTCGACCAGGGAGGTCCGCCGCCCCTGACCAGCGAAGAGTATGCCCTCTGCTACGAAGAGACCCGACTCTGGGGCGCCGCGGACTCCGCACTCCGGGATCAGGATCAGACTGACACAGCCATTTTCTGGATGGAGCACGTGCCCCGCCACTGGCATGGCCTGGCCAGAGACATCTCGCAGCGTGAGGGACTCTCGCTGGTCGAGAACGCTCACCTGTTCGCGCTGCTGAGCGTGACCATAGCTGACTCGAATATCGCGGTGTGGGACATGAAGTACTCGCACAACTTCTGGCGTCCGGAGACGGCCATTCATCTCGGCGACGAAGACACGAACGGCACGACCGTGGGCGACCCGACGTGGGAATCGCTTATCGCCTCGCCGGCCTTCCCCGAGTATGTCAGCGGCCACAGCTTCACCTCAGGCAGCGCGGCTGCCCTGCTCGAGCTCTATTTCGGCAGTGGGAACTACACGTTCGAACTGACCTCGATGATGAATCCTGAACTGGGTCCCCGAACCTACAGCAGCTTCTGGGAGGCAGCCGAGGAAGCCGGGATAAGCCGCATCTGGGGCGGTATCCACTTCCAGTTCAGCAACGAAGAGGGCTTGATGGGTGGACAGGAGTTGGCCCGGTACGTCTACGGCAACTGCATGACTCCAGTGCCTGAGCCAAGCACCCTTGTGCTGCTCGCCGCCGGCGGATTGCTCCTCTTGGCCAGACTCAGACGTGCCTGA
- the rpsU gene encoding 30S ribosomal protein S21 translates to MTRVDVKPGQDIAAAIRAFKKKCAKDGVLKDFKRSRRFEKPSERRRKEFRESVKRCRIATLKAEQQ, encoded by the coding sequence ATGACGCGAGTGGACGTTAAACCGGGGCAGGATATTGCCGCGGCCATTCGTGCTTTCAAGAAGAAATGCGCCAAGGACGGTGTCCTGAAGGACTTCAAGCGGTCCCGCCGCTTTGAGAAACCCTCGGAACGCCGGCGCAAGGAGTTCAGAGAGAGCGTGAAGCGTTGCCGTATAGCGACGCTCAAGGCTGAGCAGCAGTAA
- a CDS encoding type II secretion system protein: protein MVYRRLSHRPNAFTLIELLVVIAVIAILAAMLLPAIQSAKERAVKINCYNNLAQIVRASEQYTTEFEGWLVNSQAVTRARRAGKIIDTPNAGWPDCVNEPADTGLLWRYCQNKDVWLCPRDHGYRTWAVVQGEPGEGYTYSYTLSGTVMPLTGTVPSWKASHNYQHGRHTGTIESPETLIYFAEENTDANAKPPVGTRHVIYEAGLSTADYTGNCHQLRAVVNYVDGHVGEIDAFEVWMHSKLFRSEPTEQCSE, encoded by the coding sequence ATGGTGTACCGACGCCTGTCACATAGGCCGAACGCCTTCACGCTGATCGAGCTGCTGGTCGTGATTGCCGTAATCGCGATTCTGGCGGCGATGCTTTTGCCGGCCATCCAGTCGGCCAAAGAGAGGGCGGTCAAGATCAACTGCTATAACAACCTGGCTCAGATTGTCCGGGCATCCGAGCAGTACACGACGGAGTTCGAGGGATGGCTCGTTAACTCCCAGGCCGTCACCCGGGCAAGGAGAGCCGGGAAGATCATCGATACCCCGAACGCGGGCTGGCCCGACTGCGTCAACGAGCCTGCCGATACCGGCCTCCTGTGGCGCTACTGCCAGAACAAGGACGTCTGGCTTTGTCCGCGCGACCACGGGTATCGGACATGGGCCGTCGTCCAGGGCGAACCGGGCGAGGGCTATACGTACAGCTACACTCTGAGCGGGACTGTGATGCCGCTCACGGGCACGGTTCCCTCCTGGAAAGCAAGCCACAACTACCAGCACGGACGGCACACGGGTACCATTGAGTCGCCTGAGACGCTCATCTACTTTGCCGAGGAGAACACCGACGCGAATGCCAAGCCCCCCGTGGGTACGCGCCATGTCATCTACGAGGCGGGCCTCTCCACTGCAGACTACACCGGCAACTGCCACCAGTTGCGTGCGGTGGTCAACTATGTTGACGGTCACGTGGGCGAGATAGACGCCTTCGAAGTCTGGATGCACAGCAAGCTGTTTCGGAGTGAGCCGACCGAGCAATGCAGTGAATAG
- a CDS encoding prepilin-type N-terminal cleavage/methylation domain-containing protein, with product MRHRSSGFTLIELLVVIAVIAILPALLLPAIQSARERALKLNCKNNLHEIGIAAAGYTLEFDGWLIGGKGISAHGQQVGYSNESPQTGLLWRFYQNAAIFLCPRDDRKPGTFTWSYVLNCSTQYCIGYGIDYGVISAYCRHGRNIADIEYPEEVIYLVEENTDATLRGPKGDRHTIDDFYFARVRLRRLAPRRIQRGLLPRRPRRRGRHGARLHVRRVPEGWPVLDVVAPVAPCVRAPLDFGEGWHS from the coding sequence GTGCGTCATCGGAGCAGCGGCTTCACACTGATCGAGCTGCTGGTGGTCATCGCCGTGATCGCGATTCTGCCCGCCCTTCTGTTGCCGGCGATCCAGTCGGCCCGGGAGCGGGCGCTCAAGCTCAACTGCAAGAACAACCTGCACGAGATCGGCATCGCCGCCGCCGGATACACGCTGGAGTTTGACGGGTGGCTGATCGGCGGAAAGGGTATTTCGGCCCATGGCCAGCAGGTCGGCTACTCGAACGAATCGCCGCAAACGGGGCTCCTCTGGAGGTTCTATCAGAACGCCGCCATCTTTCTCTGTCCGCGTGACGACCGCAAGCCGGGCACGTTCACGTGGAGTTACGTGCTCAACTGCAGCACCCAGTACTGCATCGGATACGGCATCGATTACGGCGTGATCAGCGCCTATTGCCGGCACGGGCGGAACATCGCCGATATCGAGTACCCGGAGGAGGTTATCTACCTCGTCGAGGAGAACACGGACGCTACGCTGCGCGGACCGAAGGGCGATCGCCACACGATCGACGATTTCTACTTCGCGCGCGTACGACTACGTCGGCTCGCGCCACGCCGGATTCAACGCGGTCTCCTACCTCGACGGCCACGTCGGCGAGGTCGGCACGGGGCTCGACTTCACGTGCGACGAGTTCCAGAAGGGTGGCCAGTACTGGACGTGGTAGCGCCGGTCGCCCCTTGCGTTCGAGCCCCATTGGACTTCGGAGAGGGTTGGCATTCGTGA
- a CDS encoding PH domain-containing protein, whose translation MRTRLRETEFVVMVTKKHPLNIILVCMLTIIFFVLLVVFWRSATARWVFGLGFVGLACAVAIMFWVRQRDIWIVTTQRVIDERGIFSLYSMESPLDKITNVSVGQSLLGRMLGYGLVQIQTAGEAGITEQLKIMSPRAFREAIFEQREAYLEKMSGRSRPEKPAPAEEKLIPGVTKECPFCAEIIKAKARICRFCNRELPEDAADNAVPAPEGPSRKTL comes from the coding sequence ATGCGCACGCGTCTGCGCGAGACCGAGTTCGTGGTGATGGTCACGAAGAAGCACCCGCTCAACATCATCCTGGTCTGCATGCTCACGATCATCTTCTTCGTGCTCCTGGTGGTGTTCTGGCGGAGTGCGACGGCGCGTTGGGTCTTCGGGCTCGGATTTGTCGGGCTGGCTTGCGCCGTGGCGATCATGTTCTGGGTGCGCCAGCGCGACATCTGGATCGTGACCACGCAGCGCGTTATCGACGAGCGCGGCATCTTCTCGCTCTACTCGATGGAGTCGCCGCTCGACAAGATCACCAACGTCTCGGTAGGCCAGTCGCTGCTGGGGCGCATGCTCGGCTACGGCTTGGTGCAGATCCAGACCGCGGGCGAAGCCGGCATTACGGAGCAGCTCAAGATCATGAGCCCACGCGCGTTTCGCGAGGCGATCTTCGAGCAGCGCGAGGCCTATCTCGAAAAGATGTCCGGCCGCAGCCGGCCCGAGAAGCCCGCTCCAGCAGAGGAGAAGCTCATTCCCGGCGTGACGAAGGAGTGCCCCTTCTGCGCCGAGATTATCAAGGCCAAGGCCAGGATTTGCCGCTTCTGCAACCGCGAGCTGCCGGAAGATGCCGCCGACAACGCCGTACCCGCGCCGGAGGGACCTAGCCGGAAGACCCTGTAG
- the kdsA gene encoding 3-deoxy-8-phosphooctulonate synthase: MKEVVVGNVHIGGQNPLVLIAGPCVIESETACLDTAMALRDLAEEKGFPFIFKTSYDKANRSSIDSYRGPGVGRGLEILRRVRDELHVPVLTDVHTVEEAEQAGEVVDMVQVPALLSRQTDLVQAAARTGKPVNLKKGQFMSPYDVPNVIAKITACGNDQVLLTERGTFFGYGTLVNDMRAIPIMQNFGHPVCFDATHSVQLPGGAGAASGGKREFVPVLARAAVAAGANAVFMEVHANPIKALSDGPCMLFLEDLPELMTKLMIIDRAVHPGRRHPVWE, encoded by the coding sequence ATGAAAGAGGTTGTTGTCGGCAATGTCCATATCGGCGGGCAGAACCCGCTCGTACTGATCGCCGGACCGTGCGTTATCGAGTCGGAGACGGCGTGTCTCGACACCGCGATGGCGCTGCGTGACTTGGCCGAGGAGAAAGGCTTCCCGTTCATCTTCAAGACGTCCTACGACAAGGCGAACCGATCGTCGATCGACTCGTACCGGGGCCCGGGCGTTGGCCGCGGCCTCGAGATCCTCAGGCGCGTTAGGGACGAGCTCCACGTCCCTGTGCTCACCGACGTTCATACCGTCGAGGAGGCCGAGCAGGCGGGCGAAGTGGTCGACATGGTCCAGGTGCCGGCGCTCCTGTCGCGTCAGACCGACTTGGTGCAGGCCGCGGCGCGCACTGGCAAGCCGGTCAACCTCAAGAAGGGCCAGTTCATGTCGCCCTACGACGTGCCGAACGTGATCGCCAAGATCACCGCTTGTGGCAACGACCAGGTGCTGCTGACCGAGCGCGGCACGTTCTTCGGCTACGGCACGCTGGTCAACGACATGCGCGCCATTCCCATCATGCAGAACTTCGGCCACCCGGTCTGCTTCGACGCGACGCACAGCGTGCAGTTGCCCGGCGGCGCGGGCGCCGCGAGCGGCGGCAAGCGCGAGTTCGTGCCCGTGCTCGCCCGGGCCGCCGTGGCTGCCGGTGCCAACGCGGTCTTTATGGAGGTTCACGCCAACCCGATCAAGGCCCTCAGCGACGGCCCCTGCATGCTGTTTCTCGAGGACCTGCCCGAGCTGATGACCAAGCTCATGATCATCGACCGCGCCGTCCACCCGGGCCGCCGCCACCCGGTGTGGGAATGA
- a CDS encoding sugar phosphate isomerase/epimerase: MKIGFLTGALHPRPLDEIAAWAGSAGFSALECGAWPPTKGNLGSNLDVAGLTQTKADAFTGMTRDLGLDISALGYYDNMLHPEAAARGAKGKHLKKVIDAASKLGVGLVGCFIGRHPAKTLDENLGEMKKVFTPLCKYAVDRGVRLMIENCPMVGWQFEGLIGNIACFPEMWCKMFDALDAFEIGLNYDPSHLYWLGIDHIAVIPEFAKRIYHTHAKDTEILEAEYDLNGIYGRNWWRYRMPGMGEIDWGRFISTLGEQGYDGVLSIEHEDPVWHGTLEKNKQGLLLGKRHLAQFLP, translated from the coding sequence ATGAAGATCGGGTTCCTGACGGGGGCGCTCCACCCGCGGCCACTCGACGAGATCGCGGCGTGGGCAGGCAGCGCCGGTTTCTCGGCGCTCGAATGCGGCGCTTGGCCGCCGACCAAGGGCAACTTGGGCTCAAACCTCGACGTGGCCGGGCTGACGCAGACGAAGGCCGACGCGTTCACGGGCATGACGCGAGACCTCGGCCTGGACATCTCGGCACTCGGCTACTACGACAACATGCTGCACCCCGAGGCGGCGGCACGCGGGGCGAAGGGCAAGCACCTCAAGAAGGTTATCGATGCGGCAAGCAAGCTCGGCGTCGGGCTCGTCGGCTGCTTCATCGGACGACACCCGGCCAAGACGCTCGACGAAAACCTCGGCGAGATGAAGAAGGTCTTCACGCCGCTGTGCAAGTATGCAGTCGATCGCGGCGTCCGGCTTATGATCGAGAACTGCCCGATGGTCGGCTGGCAGTTCGAGGGTCTCATCGGCAACATCGCGTGCTTCCCGGAGATGTGGTGCAAGATGTTCGATGCGCTCGATGCGTTCGAGATCGGCCTCAACTACGATCCGTCGCACCTGTATTGGCTCGGCATCGATCACATCGCGGTCATTCCCGAGTTCGCCAAGCGCATCTACCACACGCATGCCAAGGACACCGAGATTCTCGAGGCCGAGTATGACCTCAACGGCATCTACGGCCGCAACTGGTGGCGATATCGTATGCCCGGCATGGGCGAGATTGACTGGGGTCGCTTCATCTCGACGCTCGGCGAGCAGGGCTACGACGGCGTGCTGAGCATCGAGCACGAGGACCCCGTCTGGCACGGCACGCTCGAGAAGAACAAGCAGGGGCTACTGCTCGGCAAGCGTCACTTGGCCCAGTTCTTGCCATAG
- the uvrA gene encoding excinuclease ABC subunit UvrA, with amino-acid sequence MRDRIVIRGAREHNLKNIDLEIPRNKLVVITGLSGSGKSSLAFDTIYAEGQRKYVESLSAYARQFLGQLQKPDVEHIEGLSPAISIEQRSAGASPRSTVATTTEIYDYLRLLYANIGQPHCHKCGKPVSSQSEQEIVDRILELPDGTQLTLLAPMVRGRKGEHKDVIERLRKDGYVRVRINGKIVDLADEIKLDKRRKNTIEVVVDRLVIKHERLGRLSGSVEGALKLGQGLVVASASKNEQTYSTLNACSDCGISFEKLMPRHFSFNSPYGACSKCHGLGTIEQIDPTLVVPDASRSLNESVLVPWQRRDAAQSMYRNTLLEALAAHYSFRLDVPFRDLPEKVQQIILFGSGKDVIEVKLWSQKKPFEGVIPNLERRYHETESMHVRKWLKEFMSVLVCPDCGGKRLRPESLAVTVSGRSIIEVTEQTIEQAIEFLRQIGLTPRQQKIAAEILKEILSRLTFMQDVGVGYLTLDRVSSTLSGGEAQRIRLATQMGAGLVGVLYILDEPSIGLHQRDNQRLLDSLCELRDLGNTVIVVEHDEATIRAADFVVDLGPGAGVNGGEVVATGTIDDILAEKRSLTGQYLSRRMQIEVPQKRKVADPAALLILKGAREHNLKDLAVKVPLGLLVCITGVSGSGKSSLVSDTLLHALRRALYGSRDRGGDYDELLGAEQLDRVVIIDQSPIGRTPRSNPATYTGVFTLIRELFSKLTEARMHGYGAGRFSFNVSGGRCEACQGDGVKRIEMHFLPDVYVTCDVCGGRRYKRETLEVRYRGKSIYDVLEMTVEEALAFFHHVPRLRTRLQTMFDVGLGYIKLGQSATTLSGGEAQRIKLAAELSKTESGRSIYLLDEPTTGLHFADIHRLLDVLARLTARGNTVVVIEHNLDVVKCADWVIDLGPEGGEAGGYIVAAGTPEQVAACAESYTGQYLCTVLPAASRKTGSSRDA; translated from the coding sequence ATGCGCGACAGAATCGTTATCCGCGGCGCGCGCGAGCACAACCTGAAGAACATCGACCTCGAGATCCCGCGCAACAAGCTCGTGGTTATCACGGGGCTGAGCGGGTCGGGCAAGTCGTCACTTGCCTTTGACACGATCTACGCCGAGGGCCAGCGCAAGTACGTCGAGAGCCTGTCGGCCTACGCCCGTCAGTTCCTCGGCCAGCTCCAGAAGCCCGACGTCGAGCACATCGAGGGGCTGAGCCCCGCCATCAGCATCGAGCAGCGCAGCGCGGGCGCCTCGCCGCGCTCGACGGTGGCCACGACGACCGAGATCTACGACTACCTGCGCCTGCTCTACGCCAACATCGGCCAGCCCCATTGCCACAAGTGCGGCAAGCCGGTGTCGAGTCAGAGCGAGCAGGAGATCGTCGACCGCATCCTCGAACTGCCCGACGGCACGCAGCTCACCCTCCTCGCCCCGATGGTCCGCGGTCGCAAGGGCGAGCACAAGGACGTCATCGAGCGGCTGCGCAAGGACGGCTACGTGCGCGTGCGGATCAATGGGAAGATCGTTGACCTCGCCGACGAGATCAAGCTCGACAAGCGACGCAAAAACACGATCGAGGTCGTCGTCGACCGGCTCGTGATCAAGCATGAGCGGCTCGGGCGGCTGAGCGGCTCGGTCGAGGGCGCGCTCAAGCTTGGCCAAGGGCTCGTCGTGGCGTCGGCCTCAAAGAACGAGCAGACCTACAGCACGCTCAATGCGTGTTCCGACTGCGGCATCAGTTTCGAGAAGCTGATGCCGCGCCACTTCTCGTTTAACAGCCCGTATGGGGCGTGCTCAAAGTGCCACGGCCTGGGCACCATCGAGCAGATCGACCCGACGCTTGTCGTACCCGACGCGTCGCGCTCGCTCAACGAGTCGGTCCTCGTGCCATGGCAGCGGCGCGACGCGGCCCAGAGCATGTACCGCAACACGCTGCTCGAGGCGCTTGCCGCCCACTACAGTTTCCGGCTCGACGTGCCGTTCCGTGATCTGCCGGAGAAGGTGCAGCAGATCATCCTTTTCGGCTCGGGCAAGGACGTGATCGAGGTCAAGCTCTGGTCGCAGAAGAAGCCGTTCGAGGGCGTGATCCCCAACCTCGAGCGCCGCTACCACGAGACCGAGAGCATGCACGTACGCAAGTGGCTCAAGGAGTTCATGAGCGTGCTCGTCTGTCCCGACTGCGGCGGCAAGCGGCTTCGGCCCGAGAGCTTGGCGGTCACCGTCAGCGGGCGTTCGATCATCGAGGTGACGGAGCAGACGATCGAGCAGGCGATAGAGTTTCTCAGACAGATCGGGCTGACGCCGCGCCAGCAGAAGATCGCCGCTGAGATCCTCAAGGAGATCCTTTCGCGGCTTACGTTCATGCAGGACGTAGGCGTCGGCTACCTTACGCTCGACCGGGTCAGCTCCACGCTCTCGGGCGGCGAGGCGCAGCGCATCCGGCTCGCCACGCAGATGGGTGCGGGCCTTGTTGGCGTGCTCTATATCCTCGACGAGCCGAGCATTGGCCTCCACCAGCGCGACAACCAGCGGCTGCTCGACAGCCTCTGCGAGCTGCGCGACCTGGGCAACACGGTCATTGTCGTCGAGCACGACGAGGCGACCATCCGCGCCGCCGATTTCGTCGTCGATCTGGGGCCGGGCGCCGGCGTCAACGGGGGCGAGGTCGTCGCCACCGGCACGATCGACGATATCCTCGCCGAGAAGCGCTCGCTCACCGGCCAGTACCTGAGCCGCCGGATGCAGATCGAGGTGCCGCAGAAGCGTAAGGTGGCCGATCCGGCCGCGCTGCTCATCCTCAAGGGGGCGCGCGAGCACAACCTCAAGGACCTCGCGGTCAAGGTGCCGCTCGGTCTCCTCGTGTGCATCACGGGGGTCTCGGGTTCGGGTAAGAGCTCGCTTGTAAGCGACACGCTGCTCCACGCGCTGCGCCGCGCGCTCTACGGCAGCCGCGACCGCGGCGGCGACTACGACGAACTGCTGGGCGCCGAGCAGCTCGATCGCGTTGTCATCATCGACCAAAGCCCCATTGGCCGCACGCCGCGCTCGAACCCGGCGACGTACACGGGAGTCTTTACGCTGATCCGAGAGCTGTTCTCCAAGCTGACCGAAGCGCGCATGCACGGCTACGGCGCGGGGCGGTTCAGCTTCAACGTGAGCGGCGGCCGGTGCGAGGCGTGCCAGGGCGACGGTGTCAAACGCATCGAGATGCACTTCCTGCCCGATGTCTACGTCACGTGCGACGTGTGCGGCGGCCGGCGCTACAAGCGCGAGACACTCGAGGTGCGCTACCGGGGCAAGAGCATCTACGACGTGCTCGAAATGACCGTTGAGGAAGCGCTCGCCTTCTTTCACCACGTGCCGCGCCTCCGCACGCGGCTCCAAACGATGTTCGACGTCGGGCTCGGCTACATCAAGCTCGGCCAATCGGCCACGACACTCTCGGGCGGCGAGGCGCAGCGCATCAAGCTCGCCGCCGAGCTCTCCAAGACCGAGAGCGGCCGCTCGATCTACCTGCTCGACGAGCCGACGACCGGCCTGCACTTCGCCGATATCCACCGGCTGCTCGACGTGCTCGCGCGGCTGACCGCGCGCGGCAACACGGTGGTCGTCATCGAGCACAACCTCGACGTGGTCAAGTGCGCCGACTGGGTCATCGACCTCGGACCCGAGGGCGGCGAGGCGGGCGGCTACATCGTCGCCGCCGGTACGCCCGAACAGGTCGCCGCGTGTGCCGAGAGCTACACGGGCCAATACTTGTGCACGGTACTCCCCGCGGCTTCGCGCAAGACCGGATCCTCGCGTGACGCGTAG
- a CDS encoding type II secretion system protein, which translates to MKSPRGRGFTLIELLVVIAVIAILAAFLLPAIQAAKEKAVKLNCRNNLQQVNLAAAGYATQNDGWLVGGKAISAHGHIGGYSSESPKTGLLWEYYGDADLFLCPRDDRRDGTYTWSYVLNCSTQYCQGYVIDYGAISAYCQHGRNLSEFEHEDEVIYFVEENTDITLRGPRGMYNTINDFYLGAYDYTGARHLGFNVVAYLDGHIGEVGAGLDFPMDVFQKGSQYWTW; encoded by the coding sequence ATGAAGAGCCCACGGGGTCGCGGTTTCACGCTGATCGAGTTGCTGGTGGTCATCGCCGTGATCGCGATCCTGGCAGCGTTTCTGCTGCCGGCGATCCAGGCGGCCAAGGAGAAGGCGGTCAAGCTCAACTGCAGAAACAACCTGCAGCAGGTCAACTTGGCCGCCGCGGGGTACGCGACCCAGAACGACGGCTGGCTCGTCGGCGGCAAGGCCATCTCAGCTCACGGTCACATCGGCGGCTACTCGAGCGAGTCTCCCAAGACCGGTCTGCTCTGGGAGTACTACGGCGACGCCGATCTCTTCCTATGCCCCCGCGACGACCGGCGAGATGGTACCTACACGTGGAGCTACGTGCTCAACTGCAGCACCCAGTACTGCCAGGGCTACGTGATCGACTACGGGGCAATCAGTGCCTATTGCCAGCACGGGCGGAACCTGTCCGAGTTCGAGCACGAGGACGAGGTCATCTACTTCGTCGAGGAGAACACGGACATCACGTTGCGCGGCCCAAGAGGCATGTACAATACGATCAACGACTTCTATCTCGGTGCGTACGACTACACAGGCGCGCGCCATCTCGGGTTCAATGTGGTCGCCTACCTCGACGGCCACATCGGCGAGGTCGGTGCGGGTCTCGATTTCCCGATGGACGTGTTCCAGAAGGGGAGTCAGTACTGGACGTGGTAG